The Arthrobacter sp. NicSoilC5 genome has a window encoding:
- a CDS encoding LapA family protein translates to MGHGNAPSYRADVPETTGARGPATTAGAGPERKVTRAGVIWAAVVAALVLLILLIVFILQNQELVLVKFLGFEGSVPLGMALFIAAVTGGVLVAVAGGARILQLRSNAHRDRVRQRR, encoded by the coding sequence GTGGGGCACGGCAACGCACCCTCTTACCGGGCGGATGTACCGGAAACGACGGGCGCCAGGGGTCCAGCCACCACGGCAGGGGCCGGCCCCGAACGAAAAGTCACCCGCGCTGGCGTCATCTGGGCCGCAGTTGTGGCCGCCCTGGTGCTCCTGATCCTGCTGATCGTCTTCATCCTGCAGAACCAGGAGCTGGTCCTGGTGAAGTTCCTGGGCTTTGAGGGGTCCGTCCCGCTGGGCATGGCGCTGTTCATTGCCGCCGTGACCGGCGGCGTGCTGGTAGCCGTGGCGGGCGGCGCGCGCATCCTGCAGCTACGTTCAAACGCCCACCGGGACAGGGTCCGGCAACGCAGGTAG
- a CDS encoding amidase encodes MTELHDLPALALRDLLRSGAVSSTDATSHFLDRIGSQNPLLGAFITVTADQAMAQARAADALRSRSEADDLPLLHGMPVAFKDLTDVAGVVTTHGSAALDHKPAPADAPLVALFKDAGAISLGKTQVPEFGLTAYSENRIAPPSRNPHAPSRSSGGSSGGSAAAVAAGLLPFAPGTDGGGSVRIPAAACGLVGLKPGRGVVAAGESTGDPARLVAPGPLARSAEDAALMMDVLAPGNQYLSAITQEPPRLRIGVTLDSPWSSTFPFTPDREALDALQAGETLLEQAGHTLADAGIRYDNRYPDAFTTAWTAGVGAARISPSREALLAPLTRTFRRRAQQRSPAKLAEALAFLRQFQHDTLAQYGQWDLMLMPALAQTPRPVGWFTGTAHGGDRWPSAQWPGDADGDYRKQCEYAPWSSMVNVCGLPAITLPVHWTGGAAGSGLPMGIQLVGPMGSEALLLQVARQLGY; translated from the coding sequence GTGACTGAACTTCACGATCTCCCGGCGCTGGCCCTGCGGGACCTCCTTCGCAGCGGAGCGGTGTCCTCCACGGACGCCACTTCCCACTTCCTGGACCGGATCGGTAGCCAAAACCCCCTTCTGGGCGCCTTTATTACAGTGACGGCGGACCAGGCCATGGCGCAGGCCCGGGCGGCGGATGCCCTGCGCTCCCGCTCGGAGGCCGATGACCTGCCCCTGCTGCATGGCATGCCGGTTGCGTTCAAGGACCTCACTGATGTGGCGGGGGTGGTGACCACGCACGGCAGTGCCGCCCTGGACCACAAACCAGCCCCCGCAGATGCTCCCCTCGTGGCCCTGTTCAAGGATGCCGGCGCCATTTCGCTGGGCAAGACCCAGGTGCCCGAATTCGGACTGACGGCCTACAGCGAGAACCGCATCGCACCGCCGTCGCGCAATCCCCATGCACCCAGCAGGAGTTCGGGAGGGTCCTCCGGCGGCAGCGCAGCCGCTGTGGCCGCAGGACTGCTGCCTTTTGCCCCCGGAACCGACGGCGGTGGATCAGTCCGCATACCCGCAGCCGCCTGTGGCCTGGTGGGGCTCAAGCCCGGCCGCGGGGTGGTGGCCGCCGGGGAAAGTACCGGCGACCCTGCACGGCTGGTGGCGCCAGGCCCCCTCGCGAGGAGCGCGGAGGACGCAGCACTGATGATGGACGTCCTGGCACCAGGGAACCAATACCTTTCGGCGATCACGCAGGAGCCACCCCGGCTGCGGATCGGCGTCACGCTGGACAGCCCGTGGTCCAGCACGTTTCCGTTCACGCCGGACCGGGAGGCCCTGGACGCGCTCCAGGCCGGCGAAACCCTCCTGGAACAGGCCGGCCATACCCTTGCTGACGCCGGCATCCGCTACGACAACCGCTACCCGGACGCCTTCACCACCGCGTGGACCGCCGGAGTGGGCGCTGCCCGCATCAGCCCGTCCCGGGAAGCGCTGCTGGCGCCCCTGACCCGGACCTTCCGCCGGCGCGCCCAGCAGCGCAGCCCGGCGAAGCTGGCAGAGGCCTTGGCATTCCTCCGGCAGTTCCAGCACGACACCCTGGCACAGTACGGGCAGTGGGACCTGATGCTGATGCCGGCGCTGGCACAGACGCCGCGGCCGGTGGGCTGGTTCACCGGCACCGCCCACGGCGGTGACCGCTGGCCGTCGGCCCAGTGGCCGGGGGATGCCGACGGCGACTACCGGAAGCAGTGCGAATACGCGCCATGGTCCTCGATGGTGAATGTGTGCGGACTGCCGGCCATCACCCTCCCTGTTCACTGGACCGGCGGTGCCGCCGGGAGCGGACTTCCCATGGGAATCCAGCTGGTGGGCCCCATGGGATCAGAAGCCCTCCTCCTGCAGGTGGCGCGGCAACTGGGGTATTAG
- a CDS encoding rhodanese-like domain-containing protein, which yields MSDFDTVPVHDVPADAVILDVREDYEWVAGHAEGAVHIPMDQIPARLGELDPDEDVYVICRTGGRSFRVAQWLTGQGYTAINVSGGMDQWLESGKPLVSDNGLKPLVL from the coding sequence ATGAGCGATTTCGATACCGTCCCCGTCCATGACGTCCCCGCAGACGCCGTGATCCTGGACGTCCGGGAGGATTACGAGTGGGTTGCCGGCCACGCTGAAGGCGCTGTCCATATTCCCATGGACCAGATTCCGGCCCGCCTGGGCGAACTCGACCCGGACGAGGACGTCTACGTCATTTGCCGCACGGGCGGCCGCTCCTTCCGCGTTGCCCAATGGCTTACGGGCCAGGGGTATACAGCCATTAACGTGTCCGGCGGAATGGACCAGTGGCTCGAATCCGGCAAGCCCCTCGTCTCGGACAACGGTCTCAAGCCCCTGGTCCTTTAG
- the pheA gene encoding prephenate dehydratase, with translation MGGTSRTYAFLGPEGTFTEAALLQVPDAAQAVRVPASNVNAALDKVRDGSADAAMVPIENSVEGGVTATLDAIATGQELRIIREVLVPISFVLVARPGVRLEDVRRVSTHGHAWAQCRLWMDRNIPDAEYVPGSSTAASALGLLDGNCHYDAAICAPLVAREHPGLSVLAENIGDNPGAVTRFILVSRPEPLPERTGADKTTVVVPLPEDRPGALMEILDQFASRGVNLSRIESRPTGQYLGHYFFSIDADGHVGEARVADALAGLHRISPSTRFLGSYARADRQATLVPAHTSDEAFAAARTWVQSILAAESTAGESGSGASPKA, from the coding sequence GTGGGCGGCACGTCCCGCACCTACGCCTTCCTGGGCCCCGAAGGCACCTTCACCGAGGCTGCCCTGCTGCAGGTGCCTGACGCCGCCCAGGCTGTCCGGGTGCCGGCGTCGAACGTCAACGCTGCCCTGGACAAGGTCCGCGACGGTTCGGCAGACGCCGCCATGGTCCCTATCGAAAACTCGGTGGAGGGCGGCGTCACCGCCACGCTGGACGCCATCGCCACCGGCCAGGAACTGCGGATCATCCGCGAAGTCCTGGTTCCCATCAGCTTTGTCCTGGTAGCCCGGCCCGGCGTGCGGTTGGAGGATGTGCGGCGGGTATCCACCCACGGTCATGCGTGGGCGCAGTGCAGGCTGTGGATGGACCGGAATATACCGGATGCGGAATACGTCCCCGGCTCCTCGACTGCCGCCTCGGCCCTGGGATTGCTGGATGGGAACTGTCACTACGACGCGGCGATCTGCGCACCGCTGGTGGCCAGGGAGCATCCAGGGCTGTCGGTCCTGGCGGAGAATATCGGGGACAACCCCGGTGCGGTGACGCGCTTCATCCTGGTCAGCCGGCCTGAGCCGCTGCCGGAGCGCACCGGCGCGGACAAAACCACCGTCGTGGTCCCGCTTCCGGAGGACCGGCCGGGCGCCCTGATGGAGATCCTGGACCAGTTCGCCAGCCGCGGCGTCAACCTCAGCAGGATTGAATCCCGCCCCACAGGCCAGTACCTGGGCCACTACTTTTTCAGCATCGACGCCGATGGCCACGTCGGCGAAGCGAGGGTCGCTGACGCGCTGGCGGGTCTGCACCGCATCAGTCCAAGCACCCGTTTCCTGGGCTCGTATGCCAGGGCTGACCGGCAGGCCACGCTGGTCCCCGCACATACCTCCGATGAAGCTTTCGCAGCGGCCCGGACGTGGGTGCAATCCATACTCGCCGCGGAATCCACCGCAGGTGAAAGCGGTTCCGGGGCTTCGCCCAAAGCGTAG